The genomic region GACCGATCAGTGGGGGCGGACGCGACCGACCAGTTGGGGGCAGAGCAGCGTATGACCAGCGATTCCGTGAACGTCCCGGCCCGGAACTCCCGTCCTCCGCTCGCCCAGGCCGCCTTCGGCGTGGGTGTCGTCGTGCAGGACGCGGCCGGCAGGATCCTGCTGGGGAGACACCGCGGCGGCACGTGGGAGCTGCCCGGCGGCAAGATCGACCCGACCCACGAGTCGGTCGCGGAGGCCGCCGCCCGCGAACTGCGCGAGGAGACGGGACTGCGGGTGTCCGTGGACGCCGTCACCGTCTTCGCGATGGTGCACGACGTGGCGGGCGGCATCAACAGGATCAGCATGGCCGCGCTGGTGAGGGTGGACACCGCGGTCCCGCAGGTCACCGAGCCGCATCTCGTCGGCGAATGGCGGTGGACCGACCCCGAGGAACTGCCGGGCCCCCTGTTCGACCCTTCGGCGCAGATCCTGGCCGTGTGGCGCCCGGATCTCGCCGTCGAGCATCCGGCGGCCCACCACCTGCGGGTCACACCGCCCCAGGATCAGGCCTAGAGCAGATAAACATTTGCCTAGGCCTCATAGGCAGAGTTAGCGTCGAATCCATGAGAGCCGTCAATGAGCAGGACATCCGCGCGTCGTTCGTCAACTGTTCCAAGGGGGAGGCGAAGCGCCTGCCGCTCCCCCGCGACCTCGACGAGCGCCGCTGGGACGACCTGGACTTCCTCGGCTGGCGCGACCTCTCGGCTCCGGACCGGAGCTACATCGTCACGGAGCTGCGCGGCGAGCTCACCGGCATCACGCTCCGTTTCCCGTCCCAGCAGCGCGGCTTCCTGCACCGCAGCATGTGCTCGGTCTGCCTGACCACACACCCGGGCAGCGGGGTCTCGCTGATGACCGCCCGGAAGCGGGGACAGTCGGGCAGGGACGGCAATTCGGTGGGCATCTACCTCTGCACCGACCTCGACTGCTCGCTGTACGTACGCGGCAGGAAGACGCCGGCTCCCGGCGGCCGCTTCGAGGAGTCGCTCACCGTCGACCAGCAGATCGAGCGGACGAGGAACAAGCTCACCGCGTTCCTGGACCTGCTCGCCGCCTGACCGGACAGGCCGGCCCCGGCCCGGCCCGGTCACGCGCACCGGACCGGCGACGGGGCCTCCCGATCAGCCGAGGCGGACTCAGCCGGGGCGGACCGACGCCGGGGCCTCCCGGTCAGCCGAGGCGGACCGGCGCCGGGGTCTCCCGAAGCGCCACGATGACACTCTCGACATGCGCCCGCGCGGCGGCCTCGGCCGCCTCCGGGTCGCCGGCCAGGACCGCGTCGATGATCGCCAGGTGCTGCGGCAGCGACTGCGCCGGACGCCCGGGGCGCAGCGCGAGGCGGAACTGGTAGCGCACCATCTGGCCGTTCATACGGTCGAGCAGGGCCTGGGCGACCTTCTGGCCGCCGGCCTCGCCGATGCACTCGTGCAGCCTGCGGTTCAGTACCGAGTAGGCATCCGGGTCACCCTGCTCGACAGCCCGACTCATGGCCGACCCGATGCCCTTCAACTCCTGGCGCACCTCGTCCGAGGCGTACTCCGCCGCCCGCCTGGCGCACAGGCCCTCCAGCAGGGCCCGGCACTCGGTGATCTGGATCGCCTCCTCGACGGAGATCACCCGCACCCGCGCGCCGCGCCGCGGGATCAGCTCCACCAGGCCCTCGGCCGCCAGGTCCTGCAGCGCCTCCCGCACCGAGCTCCGCGTCGCGCGGAAGACCTCGGACAACTCCTGCTCGACCAGGCGCTGTCCCGGCACCATGTCGCCTGCCGCGAGCGCTTCCCGGATACCGCTGGAGACCGCGCTCCGGCCCGTCCGGCCGGTGGCCTGATTCGCCGTCACCCCTCCGCCTTCCTCACATCGTCGGGACATCCTCGCCGCCGCGTGCGGCGCACGCGGGGACATTCAGTGATGATGCCTGAAACTTTCTCGTCAGGCATATTGTCAACAATTTCATCGACGGTTACGGTGGCGTGAACAACCGGGCAGGACGTGTCGGCGAGGAGCCCTCCGGCTGCGTACCCGCCGGCACCACACGCAGGCACTTCGAAGAGGAACCGCGATGATCATCGACTGCCACGGCCACTACACGACGGCCCCGCCCGCGCTGGAAGGCTGGCGGAATCAGCAGATCGAAGGGCTCGCAAACCCGTCCGTCTCCCCGCGCAGGGCCGATCTGAGAATCAGCGACGACGAGCTGCGCGAGACCATCGAGTCGAACCAGCTGCGGCTGATGGACCGGCGCGGTATCGACATGACGGTCTTCTCACCCAGGGCGTCCTTCATGGCGCATCACATCGGTGATTTCGACACCTCCGCCGAGTGGGCGGCCATCTGCAACGAGCTGTGCTTCCGCGTCAGCCGGCTCTACCCGGACCGCTTCGTCCCCGCCGCCATGCTTCCGCAGTCCCCGGGCGTCGATCCCGCCACCTGCGTTCCCGAACTCACCAGGTGCGTCGAGGAGTACGGCGCCGTCGCGCTCAACCTCAATCCGGACCCGTCCGGAGGGCACTGGACCTCCCCGCCCCTCACCGACCGGTCCTGGTACCCCCTGTACGAGAAAATGGCGGAGTACGACGTCCCGGCGATGGTCCATGTCAGCACCAGTGTGAATCCCGCGTTCCACACGACGGGGGCGCACTATCTGAACGCCGACACCACCGCGTTCATGCAGCTCGTGCAGGGCGACCTGTTCAGGGACTTCCCCACGCTGCGGCTGATCATCCCCCACGGCGGCGGGGCCGTCCCCTACCACTGGGGCAGGTTCCGCGGACTGGCGATGGCCCTCGGGAAGCCGCCGCTGGAGGAGCACCTCCTGAACAACGTCTTCTTCGACACCTGCGTCTACCACCAGCCCGGCTCGGACCTCCTCTTCGACGTCGTCCCCACCCGGAACATCCTCTTCGCCTCGGAGATGATCGGCGCCGTCCGTGACATCGACCCCCGGACCGGCCACCACTTCGACGACACCCGCCGCTACGCCGACGCCGCCGGGCTGTCCCCGGACCGGCTGGCCGACATACAGGAGCACAACGCGCGCTCCGTGTACCCGCGCCTGGACGCCCTGTTGAAGCGTCAGGGCCGCTGACCACGCGGGCGGACCCACGACCCCGGCCATTTCCCCCATGCGTCTCCAGGAGATCTCATGAGTGTGCCTTCCCCCAAGTCCCCCGGCTGGCTGGACTGGTACCAGGATCCGTCCGTACCGGCGTTCCGGCTTCCGGCGGGCACCGTCGACGCCCACTGCCATGTGTTCGGGCCGCAGGACCGGTTCCCCTTCGCCCCCGAGCGCAAGTACACGCCCTGCGACGCCGGCAGGACTGAACTCGCCGCGCTGCACGAGCATCTGGGCATCAGCCGCGCCGTCATCGTCCAGGCCACCTGTCACGGTGCGGACAACACCGCCATGACGGACGCGGTCCGCGCGGCAGGTGACCGGGCACGCGGCATCGCGACCGTCCGGCCGGACATCTCCGACGCCGGACTGCGCGAGCTGCACTCGGCGGGCGTGCGCGGGGTCCGTTTCAACTTCCTCCGGCGTCTGGTCAACACCTCCCCGAAGGAGGACCTGACCAGGATCGCCGAGAAGATCGCCCCGCTGGGCTGGCACATCGTGCTCTACTTCGAGAGCGCCGATCTCCCCGAACTGGGCGGCTTCTTCGGCTCCCTGCCCGCTCCCCTGGTGGTCGACCACATGGGCCGGCCGGATGTGACCCTGCCGGTGGACGGCCCGCAGTTCTCCCGCTTCCTCCGGTTCGTCGACTCCAACGACGTATGGGTGAAGGTGAGCTGCCCCGAACGCCTGAGCGTGACCGGTCCCCCCGCCCTCGACGGCGAGAGGCACGCCTACGCCGATGTCGTGCCCTTCGGCCGCCGCGTGGTCGAGGAGTTCGGGGACCGGGTGCTGTGGGGCACGGACTGGCCCCATCCCAATCTCACGGACCACATGCCCGACGACGGTCTCCTCGTCGACCACGTGCCGCGGATCGCGGTCACCGCCGAGCAGCAGCACCGGCTCCTCGTCGGCAATCCGATGAGCCTGTACTGGCCCGGCGAAGGCGTCTGAGGCCCCTCCCCGCCCGCACCCGCACTCCGACAGGGACCGTCCCCATGCAGCACGCCAACGCGGCGAACCGGCTGGACCGGCTGCCGATCTCCCGCTTCCACAAGACCACCCTGCTGGCCGTGGCCTTCGCGTACTTCTTCGAGTTCGCGGACATCAACAGCTTCGCGACGACCGCACCCAAGCTCATCGACCTCTGGGGTGTGACGGTCGACCAGGTCGCCTACGTCACCTCGCTGTCGTTCGTCGGCATGTTCCTCGGCTCCGTCGTCGCGGGAGCCGTGGCCGACCGGTGGGGCCGCAAGAAGACCCTGCTCCGCACCACCCTGTTCTTCGGCTTCTTCTCGTTCGTCTCCGTCTTCGCGTGGGACATCGTCTCGCTGGGCGTCTTCCGGGTGCTCACCTCGGCGGGCCTGTCGGCGATGACCGTCGTGGCGGTCATCTACGTCAACGAGATGTATCCGGCCGCCGTACGCGGCAAGTACCAGGCGTACGCCATGGTGATCGGCATCTGCGGCACGCCGGCCACCAACCTGATCGCCAGTCTCGTCGTCCCGCTCAGCGACTGGTCCTGGCGGCTGGTGTACCTGTGGGGTGCGCTCGGCATCCTCCTCGTGCTGTTCTCCAGGCACCTCAAGGAGTCCCCCCGCTGGCACGAGAGCAGGGGCGACCACGCCGCGGCCGACGCGGTCCTGCGGGAGATCGAGGCCACGGTGAGCGCCGAGAAGGGACCGCTGGCCGAACCGGCGGAGCCCGTCGAGGAGCCCCCGGCGGTCAAGGCCCCGCTGCGTCTGCTGCTGCGGAAGAGGTACCTCGCCCCGACGCTCCTGCTCACCGTCCTGTGGGTCACCCAGACCATCGGCTTCTTCGGCTACTCCAGCTGGGCGCCCACCCTGCTCTCCAAGGAGGGCTTCAGCGTCGAGAAGTCCGTCTTCTACGTCGCTCTCACCACGGTCGGCGCGCCCCTCGGCTCCTATCTGGCCTCGCTGGTCACCGACCGGTTCGAGCGCAAGTGGTGTCTCGTCGCCTTCGGCACGGTCATCGCGGTGTGCGGTCTGCTGTACGGGCTGACCTTCGACCCGATCCTGATCGTGATCTTCGGCTTCCTGGTGAACCTCTTCGAGCGCGGCTACACCGCCCTCGCGTACGCCTACTCCCCCGAGCTCTTCGACACCCGGAGCCGCTCCCTGGGGACGGGCATCACCTACGGGATCGGCCGGCTGTCGAACGCCGCGGGTCCGCTGATCATCGCGGCGCTCTACAACCGCACCGGCTACCAGAGCGTCTTCTACTTCATCGCGGGCGTCTGGATGGTGGGAGCGGTGGCCCTGGCCGTGTTCGGTCCCCGGACCCGGCCGTCCCGCCCGGCCGTGGGGAAGCCGAAGCCCGTCACGTCCGCGTCGTGAGCCGGCTTCTCGGCACCACGACGGGGGAAGCGTCACCCGGTGCGCGGAGTATGTCCGCGTCCACCCCGTAGAGCTCCTTCACCAGCGCCTCGTCGACGGTCTCGTCCGGCTTGCCCCGGGCGACGACCCGGCCGTCCTTCATGGCCACGAGGAGGTCGGCGTAGCGGGCCGCGGCTGCCAGGTCGTGCTGCACCATGGCGACGGTGCGGCCGGCGGCGGCCACCTCCCGCACCAGCTCCATGACTTCCACGGCGTGGCCGAGGTCGAGGGCGCTGGTGGGTTCGTCCAGCAGGATGACGGGGGTGCGCTGGGCGAGGACCATCGCCAGCCAGCAGCGCTGGCGCTGGCCGCCGGAGAGCCTGTCCAGGCGCTCGGCGGCCAGTTCGGTCGTTCCGGTGGCCTCCAGTGCGTCGCGTACGGCGTTCTCGTCCTCCCTGGACCACTGGCGCAGCAGGCCCTGCCGGGGGTGGCGGCCGTAGCGGACGAGCCCGGCCACCGTGACGGCCTCGGGGGCGCGCGGCGACTGGGGCAGCAGCGCGACGCGATGGGCGGCCCGGCGCCTGCCGAGCTCCCAGATGTCCTCTCCACCGACCCGTACGGTTCCCGACTCGGGGCGGTGCAGGCGCGCGACGGCCCGCAACAGGGTCGACTTCCCGCAGCCGTTGGGTCCGACGATCGCGACGACCTGTCCGGCGGGCACGGTGAGGCCTACGTTCTCGACGACGGGCCGGCCCGGGTATCCGGCGTGGAGCGCGGTGACTTCGAGTCCGGGGGACTCGCGTGATGCGTCGGTCATGGGGTGGGTCAGGCCTTTCCGGTGGCACGGTCCGGGCGGAACAGGACCCAGAGCAGGAAGGGGCCGCCGAGGACGCTGGTGACGACGCCGACGGGCAGTTCGACCGGGGCGGTGACCCGCCCCAGGGCATCGGCCGCGGCGATCAGGGCCGCGCCGGTCAGTGCGGAGCCGGTGACCGGGACCCGGGTGGGCCCGGACATCCGCCGGGCCAGGATCGGGGCGGCGAGTGCCACGAAGGCGATGGGGCCGCCGACGCCGACGGCCGTGCCGGCGAGGGCGACGGCGAGGGCGAGCGCGCTCGCGCGCAGCCG from Streptomyces sp. QL37 harbors:
- a CDS encoding NUDIX domain-containing protein, giving the protein MTSDSVNVPARNSRPPLAQAAFGVGVVVQDAAGRILLGRHRGGTWELPGGKIDPTHESVAEAAARELREETGLRVSVDAVTVFAMVHDVAGGINRISMAALVRVDTAVPQVTEPHLVGEWRWTDPEELPGPLFDPSAQILAVWRPDLAVEHPAAHHLRVTPPQDQA
- a CDS encoding FBP domain-containing protein, translated to MRAVNEQDIRASFVNCSKGEAKRLPLPRDLDERRWDDLDFLGWRDLSAPDRSYIVTELRGELTGITLRFPSQQRGFLHRSMCSVCLTTHPGSGVSLMTARKRGQSGRDGNSVGIYLCTDLDCSLYVRGRKTPAPGGRFEESLTVDQQIERTRNKLTAFLDLLAA
- a CDS encoding GntR family transcriptional regulator, with translation MTANQATGRTGRSAVSSGIREALAAGDMVPGQRLVEQELSEVFRATRSSVREALQDLAAEGLVELIPRRGARVRVISVEEAIQITECRALLEGLCARRAAEYASDEVRQELKGIGSAMSRAVEQGDPDAYSVLNRRLHECIGEAGGQKVAQALLDRMNGQMVRYQFRLALRPGRPAQSLPQHLAIIDAVLAGDPEAAEAAARAHVESVIVALRETPAPVRLG
- a CDS encoding amidohydrolase family protein; its protein translation is MIIDCHGHYTTAPPALEGWRNQQIEGLANPSVSPRRADLRISDDELRETIESNQLRLMDRRGIDMTVFSPRASFMAHHIGDFDTSAEWAAICNELCFRVSRLYPDRFVPAAMLPQSPGVDPATCVPELTRCVEEYGAVALNLNPDPSGGHWTSPPLTDRSWYPLYEKMAEYDVPAMVHVSTSVNPAFHTTGAHYLNADTTAFMQLVQGDLFRDFPTLRLIIPHGGGAVPYHWGRFRGLAMALGKPPLEEHLLNNVFFDTCVYHQPGSDLLFDVVPTRNILFASEMIGAVRDIDPRTGHHFDDTRRYADAAGLSPDRLADIQEHNARSVYPRLDALLKRQGR
- a CDS encoding amidohydrolase family protein, which produces MSVPSPKSPGWLDWYQDPSVPAFRLPAGTVDAHCHVFGPQDRFPFAPERKYTPCDAGRTELAALHEHLGISRAVIVQATCHGADNTAMTDAVRAAGDRARGIATVRPDISDAGLRELHSAGVRGVRFNFLRRLVNTSPKEDLTRIAEKIAPLGWHIVLYFESADLPELGGFFGSLPAPLVVDHMGRPDVTLPVDGPQFSRFLRFVDSNDVWVKVSCPERLSVTGPPALDGERHAYADVVPFGRRVVEEFGDRVLWGTDWPHPNLTDHMPDDGLLVDHVPRIAVTAEQQHRLLVGNPMSLYWPGEGV
- a CDS encoding MFS transporter — its product is MQHANAANRLDRLPISRFHKTTLLAVAFAYFFEFADINSFATTAPKLIDLWGVTVDQVAYVTSLSFVGMFLGSVVAGAVADRWGRKKTLLRTTLFFGFFSFVSVFAWDIVSLGVFRVLTSAGLSAMTVVAVIYVNEMYPAAVRGKYQAYAMVIGICGTPATNLIASLVVPLSDWSWRLVYLWGALGILLVLFSRHLKESPRWHESRGDHAAADAVLREIEATVSAEKGPLAEPAEPVEEPPAVKAPLRLLLRKRYLAPTLLLTVLWVTQTIGFFGYSSWAPTLLSKEGFSVEKSVFYVALTTVGAPLGSYLASLVTDRFERKWCLVAFGTVIAVCGLLYGLTFDPILIVIFGFLVNLFERGYTALAYAYSPELFDTRSRSLGTGITYGIGRLSNAAGPLIIAALYNRTGYQSVFYFIAGVWMVGAVALAVFGPRTRPSRPAVGKPKPVTSAS
- a CDS encoding ABC transporter ATP-binding protein, which produces MTDASRESPGLEVTALHAGYPGRPVVENVGLTVPAGQVVAIVGPNGCGKSTLLRAVARLHRPESGTVRVGGEDIWELGRRRAAHRVALLPQSPRAPEAVTVAGLVRYGRHPRQGLLRQWSREDENAVRDALEATGTTELAAERLDRLSGGQRQRCWLAMVLAQRTPVILLDEPTSALDLGHAVEVMELVREVAAAGRTVAMVQHDLAAAARYADLLVAMKDGRVVARGKPDETVDEALVKELYGVDADILRAPGDASPVVVPRSRLTTRT